The nucleotide sequence GAACAAGATCGCGCTCAAGGGGCCTATAACAACACCCGTTGGAACGGGCTTCAGGAGCGTCAATGTCAGCCTCAGGCAGACGCTTGATCTCTATAGTTGTGTCAGGCCGTGCAAGAGCTATGTCGGCGCAAGGACGAGATACGATGACATTGATTTTGTAATAGTCAGGGAGAATACTGAAGACCTTTACGCAGGCATAGAATATGAAAAAGGTTCTGAAGGCGCAAAGGCAACCATCGAACTTGCAAATAAACTCTCCGGCAAAAAGATAAGAGAAGATTCAGGCATAAGCATAAAACCCATCTCTGTCTTCGGCACCGAGAGGATCGTCCGTTATGCCTTTGAATACGCCAGAAAGAATAAACGCCGCAAGGTGACCGCAGTTCATAAGGCAAATATAATGAAGTTTTCCGACGGGCTATTTCTTGAAGTCGCAAGAGAGGTCGCGGCAAAGTACCCTGACATAGAATTCGAAGACAAGATAATAGACAACATGTGCATGCAGCTTGTGCAGAAGCCTGAACTTTACGATGTCCTTGTCCTTCCGAACCTTTACGGGGATATTGTTTCCGACCTTGGCGCAGGCCTGATAGGAGGGCTGGGGCTTGCACCGGGCGCGAATATCGGGGACGGATACGCCGTATTTGAGGCGACACACGGCAGCGCTCCGAAATACAAAGGGCTTAATAAGGCGAACCCGATGGCTGTGATGTTAAGCGGCGTCATGATGCTCAGGCATCTTGGCGAGAGAGAGGCGGCGGAGCGGCTTGATAACGCCATCGCCTCTATCATTAAGGAAGGAAGGCATGTCACATATGACATGAAGCCAAGCCCTGATGACCCGACCGCAGCGACAACATCCGGTGTTGCCGATGCTGTTATCGCAAAGATGAATTAATAACCTATGGGCCTTGATATCTTAATTATTGTTATCTGTCTTGTAGCTATCGCAATACTCTCCAGCTCTGAAGTTGCATTCATCGCAGCAAACAGGATAAAGCTCAAGCATCTGGCAGAGCAGGGCAATAAAAAGGCCGGGACTGTGCTTAAGATTC is from Thermodesulfovibrionia bacterium and encodes:
- a CDS encoding isocitrate/isopropylmalate dehydrogenase family protein, which codes for MTYKITLIPGDGVGPEIAEATVRVLEATGISFEWEVQNAGGEVYEKEGNPLPDRVIESIKKNKIALKGPITTPVGTGFRSVNVSLRQTLDLYSCVRPCKSYVGARTRYDDIDFVIVRENTEDLYAGIEYEKGSEGAKATIELANKLSGKKIREDSGISIKPISVFGTERIVRYAFEYARKNKRRKVTAVHKANIMKFSDGLFLEVAREVAAKYPDIEFEDKIIDNMCMQLVQKPELYDVLVLPNLYGDIVSDLGAGLIGGLGLAPGANIGDGYAVFEATHGSAPKYKGLNKANPMAVMLSGVMMLRHLGEREAAERLDNAIASIIKEGRHVTYDMKPSPDDPTAATTSGVADAVIAKMN